GCCGCCTGGTGTCGGGGTACTTCTCGGCGACCGTGACGCGCACGGTCACGGTATCGCCCAGCCCGACCGGACGGCGGAACTGGAGCGACTGGTCGAGGTAGATCGTCCCCGGCCCCGGCAGCTCCGTTCCCAGCACCGCCGAGATGAGCGCGCCGCCCCACATCCCGTGGGCGATCACCCTGTGGAACATGTCCGACGCCGCGTACTCGGGGTCCACGTGCGCCGGGTTCACGTCGCCGGACATCACGGCGAAGAGCTCGATGTCGTCGTGGCGCAGGGTCCGCGTGATCTCGGCGCTGTCCCCGACCTGGAGCTCCTCGAACGTCCTGTTCTCGATGTACTCCATGGATCAGGCCATCACGTTGATGCCGGCGTCGATGTAGGCGACGTTTCCGGTGACGCGGCGGGCGGCATCGCTGACGTAGTAGAGCGCCATCGCGCCCACGTCCTCGATGGTGACGACCTGGCGTTCCGGCGCGCGGGCGCGGGCCTCGTCGAGCAGCGCGTCGAAGTGGGCGATACCGGACGCGGCGCGGGTCATCAGCGGCCCCGGCGACAGGGCGTTGACGCGGATCCCCTGCGGCCCGAGCTCCGCCGCGAGGTAGCGCACGCACGACTCGAGCGCGGCCTTCACCGGCCCCATGACGTTGTAGTTGTCGACCACCTTCTCCGCCCCGTAGTAGCTGACGGTGAGGATGGACCCGCCGTCCGCCATCAGCGGCTCGGCGCGCTTCGCCATCCGGAGCAGCGAGTGGAC
The window above is part of the Acuticoccus sediminis genome. Proteins encoded here:
- the fabI gene encoding enoyl-ACP reductase FabI codes for the protein MALSLTPLAGRKGLVVGIANEHSIAAGCAAAFREAGADLAVTYLNEKARRFVEPVATALGADLFLPLDVADDAQLDAVFAAIAAKWGKLDFLLHSIAYCRKEDLHGRVVDTSRDGFAEAMDISVHSLLRMAKRAEPLMADGGSILTVSYYGAEKVVDNYNVMGPVKAALESCVRYLAAELGPQGIRVNALSPGPLMTRAASGIAHFDALLDEARARAPERQVVTIEDVGAMALYYVSDAARRVTGNVAYIDAGINVMA